A stretch of bacterium DNA encodes these proteins:
- a CDS encoding FKBP-type peptidyl-prolyl cis-trans isomerase, translating into MNGKTISIVAIIILVLIGGGILYWQFGATPSSEPAPSDTQQTASTTQQVAGQDVTVGTGKEAAPGSIVSVLYVGRLQDGTVFDSSEANGNQPLRFQLGAEGLIPGFQIGVNGMKEGGERRIAIPPEFAYGNQDVKDAAGKVIIPANSTIIFDIRLVKVEAGSTTPQTSTTTAQ; encoded by the coding sequence ATGAACGGAAAAACCATCTCGATCGTAGCAATCATTATCTTAGTTCTTATCGGCGGCGGAATTCTCTATTGGCAGTTCGGTGCGACCCCCTCTTCAGAGCCTGCTCCATCTGATACGCAGCAGACCGCGAGCACGACGCAACAGGTCGCCGGCCAAGACGTCACCGTGGGTACCGGCAAGGAAGCAGCGCCAGGCTCTATTGTCTCGGTCCTCTACGTCGGCCGCCTCCAGGACGGGACGGTCTTCGACAGCTCTGAAGCGAACGGCAACCAACCACTCCGCTTCCAGCTGGGCGCTGAGGGCCTTATCCCTGGCTTCCAGATCGGTGTTAATGGCATGAAAGAAGGGGGTGAGCGCCGCATCGCAATCCCACCGGAGTTTGCCTATGGCAACCAGGACGTGAAAGATGCTGCGGGCAAGGTCATCATCCCGGCGAATTCGACCATCATCTTCGATATCCGCCTCGTGAAGGTAGAAGCAGGCTCCACAACACCTCAAACTTCGACCACAACGGCACAATAA
- a CDS encoding HU family DNA-binding protein, with product MANKMDLVDKVHATIGSTKADAERAVEAIISTITDCLKRGEEVSIAGLGIFEAKTRAGRTGRNPRTGATIQIKAMKVPKFRASKTLKDAIK from the coding sequence ATGGCAAATAAAATGGATTTGGTGGATAAGGTGCACGCCACGATCGGCTCTACAAAGGCTGACGCTGAGCGCGCTGTTGAAGCGATCATCAGCACCATCACCGATTGTCTGAAGCGTGGCGAGGAGGTTTCCATCGCTGGCTTGGGCATTTTCGAAGCAAAGACGCGTGCAGGCCGTACTGGCCGCAATCCGCGCACCGGCGCTACGATCCAGATCAAGGCTATGAAGGTCCCGAAGTTCCGCGCTTCGAAGACCCTCAAGGACGCAATCAAGTAA
- a CDS encoding HD domain-containing protein: MQRLSVPQEVLDIHSKLRAAGFEAYLVGGCVRDMLLGRTPKDWDITTNANPEEIQPLYEETFYENQYGTVGVVTQSENPRLKVVEITPYRTEGEYTNARHPDQVAWSDTLSDDLKRRDFTINAIAYDPATDTLIDEHGGAGDLERKIVVTVGKAEDRFAEDALRMLRAVRIAAELDFALDGTTIAGIAANAAKLSQISRERVRDEFIRILESDRPMQAMYVAQKLGILKYIVPELEEGIGCAQNQAHSFDVFEHLLRSMQHAADQHWPLDVRLAALLHDVGKPATRRWSDEKGDWTFYGHDVVSARMAKKILADLRFPKDLSHKVELLIRWHMFFSDPDTITLSAVRRVITRVGKESIQDLLNLRVCDRIGTGRPKAHPFRLRKYMSMVDEALRDPISVSMLKIDGRGIMEKMSITPGPRIGWVLHALLEEVLDDPSKNTEEYLEIRTRELLELPDAELRMLGEEGKERREDEEKEAVAMLRKKHHVS, from the coding sequence ATGCAGCGGCTTTCAGTCCCTCAAGAGGTGTTGGATATTCATTCCAAGCTACGGGCCGCCGGATTTGAAGCGTATCTTGTCGGAGGATGTGTGCGTGACATGCTTTTAGGCCGCACTCCGAAGGATTGGGACATTACGACCAATGCCAATCCAGAGGAGATCCAGCCTCTCTATGAAGAAACCTTCTACGAGAACCAGTACGGTACCGTCGGCGTGGTGACACAATCTGAAAACCCTCGCTTAAAGGTGGTTGAGATCACGCCATACCGCACCGAAGGGGAGTACACGAACGCACGTCATCCAGACCAGGTAGCTTGGAGCGATACGCTCTCGGATGACTTAAAACGACGCGATTTCACGATTAACGCGATCGCATACGATCCCGCAACAGATACGCTGATCGATGAGCACGGCGGAGCAGGGGATCTTGAGAGAAAAATCGTGGTTACCGTCGGAAAAGCCGAGGATCGCTTTGCTGAAGATGCGCTTCGCATGCTTCGTGCGGTACGTATTGCGGCAGAACTCGATTTCGCACTCGATGGCACTACCATCGCAGGAATTGCCGCAAATGCCGCTAAACTCTCCCAGATATCACGCGAGCGCGTCCGCGACGAGTTCATACGCATCTTGGAGAGCGATCGCCCTATGCAGGCGATGTATGTCGCACAAAAGCTTGGTATTTTGAAGTACATCGTGCCGGAACTCGAAGAAGGGATCGGTTGCGCGCAGAATCAGGCACACTCTTTCGATGTGTTCGAGCATCTACTCCGCTCCATGCAGCATGCTGCTGATCAACACTGGCCCCTGGATGTGCGCCTCGCAGCTCTTTTACACGACGTCGGTAAGCCAGCAACGCGTCGATGGTCGGACGAAAAAGGGGATTGGACGTTCTATGGCCATGACGTCGTGAGCGCACGCATGGCAAAGAAGATTCTTGCCGATTTACGTTTTCCGAAGGACCTATCACATAAAGTAGAGCTTCTCATTCGATGGCACATGTTCTTCTCGGACCCCGATACCATTACGCTCTCGGCAGTGCGCCGTGTGATAACCCGTGTAGGGAAGGAGAGCATCCAAGACCTCTTGAATCTACGTGTATGTGACCGAATCGGCACCGGCAGACCTAAAGCGCACCCATTCAGGCTCCGTAAGTACATGTCTATGGTTGACGAGGCGCTTCGCGACCCTATTTCCGTCAGCATGCTTAAGATCGATGGCAGGGGAATTATGGAAAAGATGTCGATTACCCCCGGCCCTCGCATTGGCTGGGTGCTGCACGCCCTTTTAGAGGAGGTTTTGGATGATCCATCAAAGAACACAGAAGAATACCTTGAAATTCGTACACGTGAGCTCCTGGAACTACCTGATGCAGAGCTGCGCATGCTTGGAGAAGAGGGAAAGGAGCGTAGGGAAGACGAGGAGAAGGAGGCTGTAGCCATGTTACGCAAGAAGCATCACGTCAGCTGA
- a CDS encoding replication-associated recombination protein A, which yields MEPLASRIRPSELHEYVGQEHLVGPGKPLRVAIEKHELFSFLLWGPPGSGKTTLARIYANAVGADFFELSAVEAGKDDIRRVLNKGGSLLQKKPRVLFVDEIHRFNKAQQDYLLPFVERGDITLVGATTENPSFEVIAPLLSRCRVFVLEPLSEKEMEKVFSRTKLKIPKDAREWLIRMAQGDARQALTVLETADKLYGKISVETLQEAIQSRHLRYDKKGEEHYNTISAFIKSMRAGQPDAAIYYLARMVEAGEDPKFIARRMVIFASEDIGLAQPTALVVANAVFEAVSKIGYPEATINLAHGVAYLATCKKGRSAYDAIFAAMDDVREFGNLPIPLHIRNAPTKLMKELGYGKGYEKYDETSYLPEKLKKKKYLK from the coding sequence ATGGAGCCTCTTGCGTCACGTATCCGACCGTCAGAACTTCATGAATACGTAGGTCAAGAACACTTGGTAGGACCTGGAAAGCCGCTCCGGGTCGCCATTGAGAAGCACGAGCTCTTCTCATTTCTTCTCTGGGGACCTCCGGGAAGCGGAAAGACTACGTTGGCTCGTATCTATGCGAACGCAGTGGGCGCGGATTTCTTCGAACTTTCGGCTGTTGAGGCGGGTAAAGATGATATCCGACGCGTCTTGAATAAAGGCGGATCGCTGTTACAGAAGAAGCCGCGAGTGCTTTTCGTGGATGAAATCCACCGCTTCAATAAGGCGCAGCAAGATTATCTCCTTCCCTTTGTCGAGCGCGGAGACATCACGCTTGTCGGTGCCACAACGGAGAATCCGTCATTTGAAGTGATTGCACCACTGCTTTCCCGCTGTCGCGTATTCGTGCTCGAGCCGCTTTCAGAGAAAGAGATGGAGAAGGTTTTTTCCCGCACGAAGCTTAAGATTCCGAAGGATGCGCGCGAGTGGCTCATCCGTATGGCGCAAGGTGACGCGCGTCAGGCGCTAACGGTTCTCGAGACCGCAGATAAGCTGTATGGGAAGATTTCGGTCGAGACGTTGCAGGAAGCGATACAGTCGCGACACCTGCGCTATGACAAGAAAGGCGAAGAGCACTACAACACCATCAGTGCATTCATTAAATCAATGCGGGCCGGGCAACCTGATGCAGCGATCTACTATCTCGCTCGCATGGTGGAGGCGGGAGAGGACCCGAAATTTATCGCTCGTCGCATGGTTATCTTCGCGTCGGAAGATATCGGACTCGCACAACCGACTGCGCTTGTTGTTGCGAATGCTGTCTTTGAGGCGGTCTCCAAGATCGGATATCCAGAAGCTACGATTAATCTCGCCCATGGCGTGGCGTATCTTGCGACGTGTAAGAAGGGTCGAAGTGCCTACGATGCGATCTTCGCCGCGATGGATGATGTGCGCGAATTCGGCAACCTCCCTATTCCCCTGCATATCCGCAACGCACCGACAAAACTCATGAAAGAACTTGGGTACGGCAAGGGGTATGAGAAGTACGACGAGACGAGTTATCTTCCCGAAAAACTGAAGAAAAAGAAGTACCTGAAATAA
- the rny gene encoding ribonuclease Y: MSLKLILVLLALSGAAGIGFGYFLRWIISLGKRGSMELEIKQMKLDAQESAKRIIEEAEKEAKEKTETLTNEFKEKERELKATEDRLVRKEEMVDQRQQNVDAENESLKAKAEELQRLKEKAEEGIKQQAEKLEKIAGLSAEEAKAELISTIEKRYEADIEGRMRKLEISGNEKLEERAREILVTSIHRLGNSVVSDVIATTISLPNDEIKGKIIGKEGRNIRTFEKATGVDVIIDDTPGTITLSCYDPVRRQIARIALENLILDGRIQPAKIEEAVQKAEGEINNIIKKKGADAAFAAKVTNLDPKLLQILGRLYFRTSYGQNVLDHSVEMANLAAMLAEELGANVQVARAGALLHDIGKALDHEVPGTHVEIGRRILQKFGVDELVIKAMQAHHEEYPYETPESMIVQVADAVSGGRPGARRDSVENYIKRLEDLEAIANNHEGVEKSFAISAGREVRVIVKPDVVNDLDARKLARDIADQIEKEMQYPGEIKVSVMRETRVIEYAR, from the coding sequence ATGTCATTAAAATTAATCTTGGTACTCCTCGCCCTCTCGGGAGCGGCGGGAATCGGATTCGGATACTTTCTCCGATGGATTATCTCGCTCGGTAAGCGCGGCTCGATGGAGCTCGAGATCAAGCAGATGAAGCTCGATGCTCAGGAAAGCGCGAAGCGCATCATCGAAGAGGCTGAGAAAGAGGCTAAGGAGAAGACGGAGACCCTTACCAACGAATTCAAGGAGAAGGAACGCGAACTGAAAGCCACTGAAGATCGTCTCGTCCGCAAAGAAGAGATGGTCGATCAGCGCCAGCAGAACGTAGATGCAGAAAACGAGTCCCTTAAAGCAAAAGCTGAGGAACTTCAGCGTCTGAAGGAAAAGGCCGAAGAAGGCATCAAACAACAGGCGGAGAAACTTGAAAAAATTGCAGGGCTGAGCGCCGAAGAAGCAAAGGCAGAGCTTATCTCTACTATTGAGAAGCGCTACGAAGCGGACATTGAAGGCCGCATGCGCAAGCTTGAGATCTCAGGTAACGAGAAACTTGAAGAGCGTGCACGCGAAATCCTCGTCACCTCGATCCACCGTCTCGGGAATTCGGTGGTCTCCGATGTCATCGCGACCACCATTTCCCTACCGAATGATGAGATCAAGGGCAAGATAATCGGTAAGGAGGGTCGCAATATCCGCACCTTCGAGAAAGCGACCGGCGTGGACGTCATCATCGACGACACTCCGGGCACCATTACCCTTTCCTGCTACGATCCTGTTCGTCGCCAGATTGCACGTATCGCACTCGAGAACCTCATCCTCGATGGCCGCATCCAGCCAGCGAAAATCGAAGAGGCGGTCCAGAAAGCTGAAGGTGAGATCAATAACATCATCAAAAAGAAGGGTGCCGATGCTGCCTTCGCTGCAAAGGTCACCAACCTCGATCCGAAGCTCCTCCAGATCCTCGGACGCCTCTACTTCCGCACCAGCTATGGCCAGAACGTCCTCGACCACTCGGTGGAGATGGCGAATCTCGCTGCCATGCTCGCCGAAGAGCTTGGTGCTAACGTCCAGGTCGCTCGCGCGGGCGCCCTCCTCCACGATATCGGTAAGGCGCTCGACCATGAGGTCCCCGGCACCCATGTCGAGATCGGCCGCCGCATCCTCCAGAAGTTCGGCGTCGATGAGCTCGTGATCAAGGCGATGCAGGCGCATCACGAGGAATATCCGTACGAGACACCGGAGAGCATGATCGTCCAGGTGGCCGATGCGGTCTCTGGCGGTCGCCCAGGAGCTCGCCGCGACTCGGTAGAGAACTACATCAAGCGCCTCGAGGACCTCGAAGCCATCGCCAATAACCACGAAGGTGTCGAGAAGAGCTTCGCGATCTCCGCGGGCCGCGAGGTTCGCGTTATCGTGAAGCCTGACGTCGTCAATGATCTTGATGCGCGCAAGCTTGCACGCGACATCGCCGATCAGATCGAGAAGGAGATGCAGTATCCGGGAGAGATCAAAGTCTCCGTCATGCGCGAGACGCGCGTCATCGAGTACGCACGATAA
- a CDS encoding YraN family protein, which yields MNQTTSGIGALGEEIARNYLVRKGYRIIESNFRKPWGEIDIIAEKERVVRFVEVKAISGRWDNISRESSELMPEEQIHSAKLRKIARTAELYMAEKGDGREYQIDAVGVLMDMKLRKAKCRLFEQIL from the coding sequence ATGAATCAGACCACTTCAGGCATCGGGGCGCTTGGGGAAGAAATAGCTAGGAATTACCTAGTCAGGAAGGGGTATCGGATTATCGAAAGCAACTTCAGGAAGCCGTGGGGAGAGATAGACATCATTGCCGAAAAAGAGAGGGTAGTGCGGTTTGTTGAAGTAAAGGCCATATCCGGACGTTGGGATAACATTTCACGTGAAAGCTCCGAGCTTATGCCTGAGGAGCAGATTCATTCTGCCAAGCTGAGGAAGATCGCGCGGACCGCTGAGCTGTATATGGCTGAGAAGGGAGATGGGCGAGAATATCAGATCGACGCAGTGGGGGTGCTCATGGATATGAAGCTTCGTAAGGCGAAATGCAGGCTTTTCGAACAGATCCTGTAA
- a CDS encoding NYN domain-containing protein, translated as MSIIKHQEQRVGVFIDTQNVYHSAKNIYHARANFGNILKESVAGRRLIRARAYSVTTESGEEKGFFEALGKIGIEMRTKDLQVFYGGAKKADWDVGLAVDAITASPKLDTVILVTGDGDFIPLVEYLQTHGGCQVEVVSFGRSTSAKLKEAADDFLDLDEDPRRYLLNYRPARRPRNGRSPQQEAAPQDPVENPGE; from the coding sequence ATGTCTATTATCAAACATCAGGAGCAGCGTGTCGGCGTTTTCATCGACACCCAGAACGTCTATCACAGTGCAAAGAACATCTATCACGCACGCGCCAACTTCGGGAACATCCTGAAGGAATCAGTGGCTGGTCGCCGCCTTATCCGTGCCCGTGCGTACTCCGTCACGACGGAAAGCGGGGAAGAGAAGGGCTTCTTCGAGGCCCTGGGGAAAATCGGCATCGAGATGCGCACCAAGGACCTTCAGGTCTTCTATGGCGGTGCAAAGAAAGCCGATTGGGACGTCGGTCTCGCCGTGGATGCCATTACGGCTTCCCCTAAGCTCGATACCGTCATTCTCGTCACCGGAGACGGTGACTTCATCCCGCTGGTTGAATACTTGCAGACCCATGGAGGCTGTCAGGTAGAAGTGGTCTCCTTCGGACGCTCAACTTCCGCAAAATTGAAGGAGGCGGCAGACGATTTCCTCGATCTCGATGAGGATCCACGTCGCTATCTCCTCAATTACCGTCCTGCGCGTCGTCCACGCAATGGACGATCGCCGCAGCAAGAGGCCGCGCCTCAAGATCCGGTGGAAAATCCGGGCGAATAA
- a CDS encoding tyrosine-type recombinase/integrase, whose product MAQDLKSLKTQFLEYCEIEKGRSVKTVENYDRYLTRFLDHTKVNSPSKLTEPVVREFRIWLNRQPGVSGDMKKKTQNYYLIALRAFLKYLRRQGIESLNPERIELAKVGGRDLDLITADELNRLMKGPTGESLQALRDRAILELLFSTGLRVSELCSLNADIDLTRDEFSVRGKGDKVRVVFLSSQAKKTIAEYLKKRGDMGEALFVGYGRGGKSGKGKDAGRLTTRSVERIVKHYAVKGGITRKVTPHVIRHAFATDLLGNGADLRSVQALLGHANIATTQVYTHVTDTHLREVHRTFHGKRRR is encoded by the coding sequence ATGGCACAGGATCTGAAATCCCTCAAGACCCAGTTCCTCGAATACTGCGAGATCGAAAAAGGCCGCTCAGTTAAGACGGTCGAGAATTACGATCGCTACCTCACGCGGTTCCTTGATCACACGAAGGTCAACTCCCCTTCTAAACTAACCGAGCCCGTTGTGCGGGAATTCCGCATCTGGCTCAATCGTCAGCCGGGTGTTTCCGGCGACATGAAGAAAAAGACGCAGAACTACTATCTCATCGCACTACGTGCATTCCTTAAATATCTACGTCGACAAGGTATCGAGTCTCTTAATCCCGAGAGAATTGAATTAGCGAAAGTGGGCGGTCGCGATCTGGATCTCATCACGGCGGACGAGCTGAATCGATTAATGAAAGGCCCGACGGGAGAGAGTCTTCAGGCTTTGCGCGATCGCGCCATCCTCGAACTTCTTTTCTCTACCGGACTTCGTGTTTCGGAGCTCTGTTCCCTTAATGCAGATATCGATCTTACGCGCGACGAATTCTCGGTGCGCGGCAAGGGAGATAAGGTGCGGGTCGTTTTCCTCTCCTCTCAAGCCAAGAAGACTATTGCTGAGTACCTCAAGAAGCGGGGCGACATGGGAGAGGCGCTCTTCGTTGGCTACGGCCGAGGAGGTAAGAGCGGTAAAGGTAAAGATGCCGGCAGGCTCACGACCCGTTCAGTGGAACGCATCGTGAAGCACTATGCCGTGAAAGGCGGGATTACCCGCAAGGTTACACCGCACGTGATTCGGCACGCCTTTGCGACGGACCTCTTGGGAAATGGAGCTGATCTACGCAGCGTGCAGGCACTTCTTGGTCATGCGAACATCGCGACCACACAGGTATACACCCACGTTACAGATACGCATCTTCGTGAGGTTCATCGAACATTCCACGGTAAACGGCGTCGTTAA
- a CDS encoding inorganic diphosphatase produces the protein MNLWHDIPLGESSPDEINVIVEVPKGSPNKYEIDKDTGIIKLDRANYSAAAFPCDYGFAPQTLWEDGDALDVIILATFPIPSGILVKVRPVGLMEMIDSGESDYKVISVPVDDKRWEDVQDLADVNKHSLKEIQHFFETYKALKGKAAVVEIKGFKGKQEALEAVKKSVELYTAKFAK, from the coding sequence ATGAACCTCTGGCACGATATCCCGCTCGGAGAGAGCTCCCCCGATGAGATCAACGTCATCGTGGAGGTCCCGAAGGGCTCTCCCAATAAGTACGAGATCGACAAAGATACCGGCATCATCAAGCTCGATCGTGCCAACTATTCTGCCGCGGCTTTCCCTTGTGATTACGGCTTCGCGCCGCAGACCCTTTGGGAGGACGGCGACGCGCTGGACGTCATCATCCTCGCGACCTTCCCTATCCCGAGCGGCATCCTCGTCAAAGTGCGCCCGGTAGGGCTCATGGAGATGATCGACTCCGGGGAAAGCGATTACAAAGTCATCTCGGTCCCTGTCGACGACAAGCGCTGGGAAGATGTACAGGATCTGGCTGATGTGAACAAGCACTCACTCAAGGAGATCCAGCACTTCTTCGAGACCTACAAGGCCTTGAAAGGAAAGGCTGCGGTCGTCGAGATCAAGGGATTCAAAGGCAAGCAGGAAGCGCTCGAGGCGGTGAAGAAATCGGTCGAGCTCTACACGGCGAAGTTCGCGAAGTAA
- the clpP gene encoding ATP-dependent Clp endopeptidase proteolytic subunit ClpP produces the protein MLVPMVVEKTNMGERAYDIYSRLLKERIVFLGGPIDDTVANLVIAQLLFLASEDPKKDISFYINSPGGHVSAGLAIIDTMNHIQPDVSTVCVGMAASMGAVLLSAGKKGKRFALTNAEVMIHQPSGGAQGQATDIEITAKHILATRDRLNRILAKNTGQSIKKIETDVERDFFMSADEAKAYGVVDKVLE, from the coding sequence ATGCTTGTCCCAATGGTCGTCGAAAAGACGAACATGGGCGAGCGCGCGTATGACATCTATAGCCGCCTTCTCAAGGAACGCATCGTCTTCCTTGGCGGCCCTATCGATGACACCGTCGCCAACCTCGTCATCGCCCAGCTGCTCTTCCTCGCCTCAGAGGATCCGAAGAAGGATATCTCCTTCTACATCAACTCCCCTGGCGGCCACGTCTCCGCGGGTCTCGCTATCATCGACACCATGAACCACATCCAGCCGGATGTCTCAACCGTCTGTGTCGGAATGGCAGCTTCCATGGGAGCGGTCCTCCTCTCGGCGGGCAAGAAGGGTAAGCGATTCGCTCTCACGAACGCGGAGGTCATGATCCATCAGCCGTCCGGTGGTGCTCAAGGCCAGGCTACAGACATCGAGATCACCGCGAAACACATCCTCGCGACCCGCGACCGCCTCAACCGCATCCTCGCCAAGAACACCGGCCAGAGTATCAAGAAGATCGAAACCGACGTCGAGCGCGACTTCTTCATGAGCGCTGACGAGGCCAAAGCATACGGTGTCGTTGACAAGGTCCTTGAGTAG
- the rpsO gene encoding 30S ribosomal protein S15: protein MLTKRKKQNEISKAARHDTDTGSPEVQVAILTRRIEELSQHLDKNRKDKSSRRGLLGLVADRRKHLKYLEETNKRAYSALTKKLGLKK from the coding sequence ATGCTGACAAAGCGAAAGAAGCAGAATGAAATCTCGAAAGCCGCTCGCCACGACACCGATACGGGGTCGCCGGAGGTGCAGGTTGCGATTTTGACGCGCCGCATCGAAGAGCTTTCTCAACATTTGGATAAGAATCGTAAGGATAAGAGCTCGCGCCGCGGACTCCTTGGCCTCGTTGCCGACCGCCGCAAGCATTTGAAGTACCTCGAAGAGACCAACAAGCGCGCATACAGCGCCTTGACCAAGAAGCTCGGCCTCAAGAAGTAG
- the xth gene encoding exodeoxyribonuclease III, whose product MKLVSWNVNGIRAVHRKGLFLPAVRKLDPDILCLQETKAEQGQAEIDLPEFEEYWNSSTTKKGYSGTAIFTKEKPQSVFLDFPPEILKKYKLVDSYGDPNAEGRVIAAEYSKFFLVNVYTPNAKPDLSRLTLRHKQWDPAFLAYCQHLESKKPVIFCGDLNVAHTPDDLANPKANEGEHGFTQEEREGVDKIIASGYVDSFRLFTEGNGHYSWWSNFGNARARNVGWRIDYFFVSKKLSSKAHGAAIHADIMGSDHCPVSIEIGL is encoded by the coding sequence ATGAAACTGGTCTCATGGAACGTCAACGGCATCCGCGCAGTGCATAGAAAGGGCCTCTTTCTCCCCGCGGTGAGAAAGCTTGATCCGGACATTCTCTGCCTTCAGGAAACCAAGGCTGAACAGGGTCAGGCCGAGATCGATCTTCCCGAATTCGAGGAGTACTGGAATTCTTCCACCACTAAGAAAGGATATAGTGGTACCGCCATTTTCACTAAAGAGAAACCCCAGAGTGTTTTTTTAGATTTTCCGCCCGAAATACTCAAGAAATACAAGCTCGTAGACAGTTACGGTGACCCGAACGCCGAAGGGCGCGTCATAGCGGCTGAGTATTCGAAGTTCTTCTTGGTAAACGTCTATACACCCAATGCCAAACCCGACCTCAGTCGGCTCACCTTGCGTCATAAGCAGTGGGACCCGGCCTTCTTGGCCTACTGCCAGCACCTCGAGAGCAAGAAGCCTGTTATTTTCTGTGGAGATCTCAATGTCGCCCATACACCTGACGATCTGGCTAACCCCAAGGCAAATGAAGGCGAGCACGGCTTTACCCAGGAGGAACGTGAGGGGGTCGATAAGATCATCGCGTCGGGGTACGTCGATTCATTCCGCCTCTTCACTGAAGGTAACGGTCATTACAGCTGGTGGAGTAATTTCGGCAATGCCCGTGCACGGAATGTGGGCTGGCGCATCGATTACTTCTTCGTGAGCAAGAAACTGTCATCAAAAGCACACGGTGCCGCTATACACGCTGATATTATGGGGTCAGACCACTGCCCGGTATCCATTGAAATAGGGCTCTAA
- the nusA gene encoding transcription termination/antitermination protein NusA — protein MALFDLKILNSALDELQTEKGISRDSVIEAIATALAAAYRREYGKRGQIIRATFNPEMGDLEFRQAKIVVDETLVRKEDEEPTSDEDHRSRFNPEQHIMIADAQRIKKDAQLDEEISFPLETREEFGRIAAQAAKQVIMQKIREAERASIISEYGEREGEIVTGHVQRFERGNLYIDLGRATAVLPYDEQIPGERYRQGERVRALLLRVDEGVRGTFIRLSRSHPRFLTKLFEAEVPEMASGVVEVKGVVREPGSRAKIAVFSNDEHIDPVGSLVGQRGVRVAVVTSELGGEKIDVVEWSEAANEFVKEALKPAQVMDIELIEDENRAIVTVAEDQQSLAIGRGGQNVRLAARLTGWKIDIRSTGTTETAKEESPAETVDELAVDAAVEESTDEEKQSEGEELANPDGNEDRDIPSVQVEEEQK, from the coding sequence ATGGCATTGTTCGACCTCAAGATCCTCAACTCGGCGCTCGATGAGCTCCAGACTGAGAAAGGCATCTCGCGCGACAGCGTGATCGAGGCTATTGCGACCGCACTCGCTGCGGCATATCGCCGTGAGTACGGCAAGCGCGGCCAGATCATCCGTGCGACTTTCAACCCTGAAATGGGTGATTTGGAATTCCGCCAGGCGAAAATCGTCGTCGACGAGACACTCGTACGTAAGGAGGACGAGGAACCGACCTCTGACGAGGATCATCGTTCCCGCTTCAATCCGGAACAACACATCATGATCGCCGACGCACAGCGCATCAAGAAGGATGCGCAGCTCGACGAGGAGATCTCCTTCCCGCTTGAGACCCGCGAGGAATTCGGCCGCATCGCCGCTCAGGCCGCGAAGCAGGTCATCATGCAGAAGATCCGCGAAGCAGAACGCGCTTCCATCATCTCTGAGTACGGCGAACGCGAAGGCGAGATCGTCACCGGTCACGTCCAGCGTTTCGAACGCGGCAATCTCTACATCGACCTCGGTCGTGCGACTGCCGTCCTTCCGTATGACGAGCAGATCCCGGGCGAGCGCTATCGTCAGGGCGAGCGCGTACGCGCACTCCTCCTCCGTGTCGACGAAGGTGTCCGCGGTACGTTCATCCGTCTTTCCCGCTCGCATCCACGTTTCCTCACCAAGCTTTTCGAAGCAGAAGTGCCGGAGATGGCGTCCGGCGTCGTCGAAGTGAAGGGCGTCGTCCGCGAGCCAGGCTCGCGTGCGAAGATCGCCGTCTTCTCGAACGACGAGCACATCGATCCGGTCGGCTCTCTCGTCGGCCAGCGCGGTGTTCGTGTTGCCGTCGTCACCTCTGAACTCGGTGGAGAAAAGATCGACGTCGTCGAATGGTCTGAGGCTGCGAACGAATTCGTGAAAGAAGCCCTCAAGCCGGCACAGGTCATGGATATCGAGCTCATAGAAGACGAGAACCGCGCGATCGTCACGGTTGCTGAAGACCAGCAGTCGCTCGCTATCGGTCGCGGCGGCCAGAACGTCCGTCTTGCAGCGCGCCTCACTGGCTGGAAGATCGACATCCGCTCGACCGGCACTACGGAAACAGCAAAGGAAGAATCCCCTGCCGAAACCGTGGATGAACTCGCCGTTGATGCTGCAGTTGAAGAATCGACCGATGAAGAGAAGCAGTCCGAAGGTGAAGAGCTCGCGAATCCCGACGGAAACGAGGATCGTGATATCCCTTCAGTGCAGGTAGAAGAAGAGCAGAAGTAA